The proteins below are encoded in one region of Vulpes lagopus strain Blue_001 chromosome 10, ASM1834538v1, whole genome shotgun sequence:
- the LOC121500148 gene encoding olfactory receptor 145-like: MPPGNASFVTEFILVGLTDLPDLQLPLFCLFLLMYVVTVLGNLGLITLIGLNSHLHTPMYFFLFNLSFIDFCYSSVFTPKMLTNFISKKNIISYRGCMTQLYFFCFFGISECYVLTSMAYDRYVAICNPLLYNVVMSPKVCSLLMLGSYLMAFSGAMAHTGCMLRLTFCDANTINHYFCDILPLLQLSCTSTYVNELVVFIVVGVNIIVPTVTIFVSYGFILSSILRISSTEGRSKAFSTCSSHIIAVSLFFGSGAFMYLKPSSVGSMDEGKISSVFYTNVVPLMNPFIYSLRNKDVKCSVRKTLSRRQF, translated from the coding sequence ATGCCTCCTGGAAATGCTTCTTTTGTGACTGAATTCATTCTGGTGGGGCTCACAGACCTACCAGATCTCCAGCTCCCCCTGTTCTGCCTGTTTCTACTCATGTATGTGGTCACTGTGTTGGGAAATTTGGGCTTGATCACTCTAATTGGGTTGAATTcacacctccacacccccatgtactttttcctcttcaatttGTCCTTCATAGACTTCTGTTATTCTTCTGTGTTTACACCCAAAATGCTGACTAACTTTATATCCAAGAAGAATATTATCTCCTACAGAGGGTGCATGACCCAgctttactttttctgtttttttggcaTTTCTGAATGTTATGTGCTGACATCAATGGCCTATgatcgctatgtggccatctgtaaCCCACTTTTGTATAATGTTGTCATGTCCCCTAAAGTGTGTTCCCTCCTTATGCTTGGTTCATATTTGATGGCATTCTCAGGTGCCATGGCCCACACTGGATGCATGCTGAGACTGACCTTCTGTGATGCAAACACCATCAACCATTATTTTTGTGAcatcctccctctgctccagctctCCTGCACCAGCACGTATGTGAATGAGCTGGTGGTTTTCATTGTGGTGGGCGTCAACATCATTGTGCCCACTGTCACCATCTTTGTGTCTTATGGTTTCATCCTCTCCAGCATCCTGCGCATCAGCTCCACTGAAGGCAGATCCAAAGCTTTCAGCACCTGCAGTTCCCACATAATTgctgtttctttgttctttggatCAGGTGCATTTATGTATCTTAAACCATCTTCTGTTGGGTCTATGGATGAGGGGAAAATCTCCTCTGTCTTTTATACCAATGTGGTTCCCTTGATGAACCCTTTCATTTACAGCTTGAGAAATAAAGATGTTAAATGTTCTGTGAGAAAAACTCTGAGTAGGAGGCAGTTTTGA